A genomic stretch from Candidatus Poribacteria bacterium includes:
- a CDS encoding ABC transporter substrate-binding protein gives IRKGIEKGRIELVGSGMGGPDFERILALKPDVVFMYTGYPTAAKSFEKLKEMGIPVAVDNEWLENDPLGRLEWMKFLAVFYDKDAESQEFFERVERRVKEIASEVSGEKRPNVLWGSIWKGKCYVPAGDSYVAKMISLAGGNYLFSDLEGTGSANVTLEEFYARGKNADVFIYPSWPPYVSSVEDILKEGPILAELKVVKEGKVWCFRPWYYQSLDKTDGIIEDLAAVFHPELYPEHELGYFMRLPVEEKP, from the coding sequence AGATAAGGAAAGGCATAGAGAAGGGAAGGATCGAGCTTGTGGGCAGTGGAATGGGAGGACCGGACTTTGAGAGGATCCTGGCCCTGAAGCCCGACGTAGTGTTCATGTATACCGGCTACCCGACGGCCGCAAAGTCATTTGAAAAACTCAAGGAAATGGGGATCCCGGTGGCAGTGGACAACGAGTGGCTGGAGAACGACCCCCTGGGTCGCCTGGAGTGGATGAAATTCCTAGCCGTTTTCTACGACAAGGATGCTGAGTCTCAAGAGTTCTTCGAGAGGGTGGAGCGAAGGGTTAAGGAAATAGCATCTGAGGTCTCCGGGGAAAAGCGCCCCAACGTGCTTTGGGGGAGCATCTGGAAGGGGAAGTGCTATGTCCCGGCCGGGGATTCATATGTAGCCAAGATGATCTCCCTTGCCGGAGGAAATTACCTCTTCTCAGACCTTGAGGGAACCGGCAGCGCCAATGTCACTCTGGAGGAATTTTACGCTCGGGGGAAGAACGCCGATGTCTTCATTTACCCCTCCTGGCCCCCTTATGTTAGCTCCGTAGAAGATATCCTGAAAGAAGGTCCGATATTGGCCGAGCTCAAGGTGGTGAAGGAGGGGAAAGTGTGGTGCTTTCGGCCCTGGTATTATCAATCGTTGGATAAAACCGATGGGATAATCGAGGATTTAGCGGCCGTCTTCCATCCGGAACTTTATCCGGAGCATGAGCTGGGATATTTCATGAGACTGCCCGTAGAGGAGAAGCCCTAA